DNA sequence from the Manduca sexta isolate Smith_Timp_Sample1 chromosome 25, JHU_Msex_v1.0, whole genome shotgun sequence genome:
ACTTCATTGTTTTAGCATATAAAGTATTAAAGCATATTATACTCACTCGCTGCTTGACATCATATCGACACTATCAAGcttaaactataaacaaatgtattaaataatattttatatcatcactgccacaataaacatttaaactgCGACCGCGAACTTGGGTCTAATGACATTAGTAAAACCGTTCCGTtccgtttttttataattatacagcttatttatttttattcacaatgcacttataaaactaacataaaaatatattattctgactttaatatttatttaaacagtttaGTATATGCGTGACTTGGAACgtacataaaatgtttagcCATCTTAAATCAGGGAATAAACAATCATTCGTTCTTTTCCATCCCTACGCAGaagtaaaacaatattgtttttatgaggTCATAGTACGAATctgagtaatattactttaagctTGAAACAAAACGTTCCTGCAATATGATGGTTTTGTAAAAGATGGTGGTAAGGCCCCTGGCCTGTTTATATATCCAGACTTACGAACTGTGGccatataaaaagatattaagtTAGTTGTattatgttcaaatattttaatctcattACAGAAAATGGTCTGCCATGGTGCTCATACCTATGTATACAGTCAAGTCATTGTGCACATCCTGTCTCAAGAACCGAGAGGTGGGGCCATTATGAAAAGGCTTGGTCAAGAAATTACTAGATGTGCACAGCAAAGGTGCAGCAAATGTGCTTAAAACTTTGTGAATATTACCATAAGATTATGATTTATAGCATTGATAAAGGTTTAATTTTGCACTGAGGTTGTGAGAGAGAATTATTTGTACTATCATTAAACATAAGATACCACATACCTAGTATTAGGTTgactgacaaaaaaaaatatataatcttttagatttcttttttatataaatactgtatgtttaattataatgggATGGTGATAACCtacaaatgaaaatatgtgTGTTATGAgtaaattaatactaatttgTTTGCCAAgaatatatcgacggttgaaaggctaattgacttaggcgacattttttttcgaaaaaaattaactaaggtgcgttcgggtaagatcagatacggggtaagatcgtataacgaaaaaatacaaCGAACCTacggttattttttagtttacgctatgtaggcggctacgctgtctctttttgccccaccctatataccacagttgatgctacgaccaggaacgggtgcgctatgtgcattgaaacaaaaaaggtggatttcgctcttcttaacatttttgagacttctgtttgattttgtggacgTTTGTGGGCGTTATTAAAACtgagtccgaacttaccccgcgaaggtccgatcttttctaagggttttaaatttctatacagatattatcatttatttttaagcttacacagagagaattggacgatgattaaattatcacataaagtagcattaataataaccagtttcatgtataaaatgccggtatcgctttaatattttatgagaaaaaaaaatgtttccgagactcctcgcaacacaccgaaaaactgtccgaaattagccgaacgcactctaattaaaaagaaagaaaaacgtgtttatttttaaatatgtatgaaacttagtgtcgcaaaaacaTGGCGCTTAATTCATTTAGCCTTTCAACAATCGCGATATATTCTATGAAATAAATGTCGATTGTATTACAGTGGGCACGATGTGACTCCGATAACGTTAGCTTTGACGGCGGGCGAGTCGTGGCGCAACGCTCGCACGGCCCTCGCGGCCATGTTGTCGCGCGGCGCCTTGAATCCAGCCGACATATCGGTTCTGTACAGAGCGTACACCCAGTCTGAACCTCCACCAGTACATTTGTTAAGAATACCTCAGTTTTTAGgtttgtgaataataataataccatttatttaaatacaaatatgaaatGTGTTCAAAAAgcttttattaagtatattggcGCCCTTAAACGACGCGAAGCCCCTTGGGGAACAAAAAATACCTCTGACGCGGATCTCGTAGTTTTATTGGTAAGATGTTAATAAAGCTTTTTCATGGCACCTTTAAGCTCAAAACACCGGGTTGCGGGTGGTTTCCTCCAAAGGCCGCCACTCTTTCGATATGAATTTCAAACAGCTTACAAAGTATAAtcaaccacaaaagtagctggaTGTACCAACAATGGGTTTttgtatactaaaataattttcaatggGTTTACTTTTAGttaaagaaaaatgaatatttcgaATGAACTTTATGTACTTAGAATCCTTttgaagttttatatttgttcagtTAGTCAATTACTTTTGTAGGTGACTGTGCTTACATCGAAAACGACTTTATTCCATttgtactttaaattttttcataTTGTACCGTATACCTCTTTAAGTGAATTTCTCATCACTATATTATTACCATTTTAATATGTTCTTTAATACTAATTGGACCGAAGTCTGTtagacattcataacaaaatacTTAGGCACAATGCACATATTAGGTACCCATTTACTTACCtacaattatgaaatatttagtttttctctTTAAATACGTTCTTAAAATCATCTCTTCATCTCTTACTTAATATGCAAGAgcatacaattaattaatgttattttgataCTATATACTACTATACTATACAATATTCAACGCTCACTTTGATTTTACAGAGCTACTTGTAGATTCACTATTCAAAATGGGAAGCAAATTAAACCCTGagcataaatcaaaatatatgtatttgctGGCATACGCTGCCAGTGTATGCGAAGGTCACTCCCTGGGAAAGCCCGTCAAAGAGGAACTAAAAGCAACTGTCCAAGCAATTGAGAAGGTTCACGCAGTATGTAGTAGTTCCGCTAGTTCCAGTGAATTAATTGCGGAATTGCCGACATTATACCATTGCATTCGGTAATATTCATTGCACTTACCTAAAATGGAATAAAACATACACAAACACAAAAATGGCTAaaggaaaaattttaaattcacagATTTCCAGTTGTTGGAATGGGTGTTTTAGTTTGGGTTGAATGTGTTGTTACTGAACCATCATATTTCAAACTGTGTACAGAACATTGTCCTGTACATTTGGCACTTTTGGATGAAGTTGCCTCCTGTCATTTGTTGCTGCACCATAGGTTACTCAGAttattggtacaattatttgaatCTCCTCAAGATGAATTGGAAATTTTAGTTCAGGTATGATTataattcacaattttaatCTTATGGCTGATTCCTGTAAACGAACTTACAAGCTTCCGTTGGTTtcatagtgaaatatttttattggtttattcgTACCATTAACACATACCCAGTTACCAGCAGGTATGGTTTAATGAAATCTGTCATTGGTCTATTTCAAGTAATAATACAAGAAAAaatcccactatatattttgccagcataaaaagtagcctatatcattccctgggtctcaaactatgtccataccaaatttcatcggaaTTCTTTCCTTGGTTATTGACTTTATCGCGTTCAGCCAGAAGACAAACAGACGCTGCGGGATACTTTGTTTTAGGATAGAAaagatgaaaattattattattatttcagttgGAGTTAAAGAAAATGCTTCTTGATCGTATGGTAAACTTATTGAGCCGCGGCTGCGTGGTGCCAGTCCTGCGTTACATTAAACAGTGTTGGCAACGTGGCGATACTGATATATCAttgataagatattttataacagAGGTAATGAGTCTCCTTGATATCCACAAtaagaatttacaaaatacaaaaatatataatgcttGTCAACatttcaaggttttggatgcaATCGCTCCACCTTACACCCCTGAGTTTGTGCAACTTGTGTTACCAATGGTGGAAAATGAAGAAATTACTGGAACAATGAGAGCAGAAGGCGAAAATGATCCTGTGTCTGAATTCATAGGTAatcaaagtattaattttaatattatatgtaatatttatgctaatattataaaaactttgggtgtttagatattttaatatttattagaaatgcaATCAGAAACATTTAAACAGACTTAAACTAAATTTGGCACACACATGCCACGGcctgtatataaaatatgtaatccGAAAAAGTACCTTCACGCCGGCGGAAACCCTAGCAATACCTAGTATACGTAGATGTGACAAAGAACAAAACAGGTCTCAAATTAGATCACAAAGTAAGACCtacttttcaaaataattgcaattattaattgtagTCCGTTTTTATGATAGACATTACCatcaattattacttactatgcaacatgaatgaattaataccctagccgaatttcggccacagcagtcaatctcaacggagatgaGCCAGATACGCAGGAGATACTGTAGtgcaagtgtgtgcgcagtacacatatgcgcactctgttccttctcgcTCATAGTCCAGGAGACAAACGTACATGAGGGTTAAATCGACACACTGTATATATGTCATATTGACATGTAGGTATAAAATGAATGTCTGAGGAAAATCTACGAACTCTTAGTTTCAGTGGCTAGCATGGTGAACTGAAGACTTCGGAATAATAGCCATTAGCAGCCCGTATCCAGcgatacaatataatttactttttagtaatttagttatgatttttaatagtctatctatttttctacaatttgataattgtaaatttttttttccagtTCACTGCAAGGCGCACTACGTTgtagtttaaaaatgttaatttataaaagtaattaaacacattataatttctataatttattattagtcaTTCAACGTCCCCTAGCCGCCTTTCTCTCATAATATCTTTTAAGAGCTTCCTCAAATACAACACCTACTGTCCGCTTTTTCCAAATGTCAATTTTAGGTTTCTCTTTCACTTCAGTAATTTGTGTTTCAAAGATTTTAACATCTTTAATATCCGAATCAGTTGTcgattttttactattatctgGAATTGGGGGTTTCTTAAACTCCTCTTCATTTTCATTCTGATTTACATTGACATCGATTTTCTTATCAGCTTCATCATCACTTGACTCATCAATTGAAAAGTCAGAGTCCGCATCAATATTTTCATCATTCTTTTTATGCTTTTTCGCCATTCTAATGTCATCAAGATTTAATCTATTAATTTCTTCATCTGAGTCCTCTAACTCCCCATCAGATAAATAACCTTTATTTTCCAGTGAAGTTTTTCTCTTTCGGTAATTTCTTTTCTTCGATTTGTCGAGATCCTCACACTTATCGATTTTCTCAGTGGTTGAAATATTCTCTTTCCGAtctgtacaaatatttgtctccTTTTTCGCGGTAGGGTTTTCATCCTTTCCTAATTTTTGTTCGTACAGATGGCGATAGAAAcctcctaaaaatatattaaatcgtgattaaaatttacataactgCACAAAGATAATcttgaaaatagaaaatatattattttttcatttttttctaaCATACCTAAGCACAAGCTTATGTAATATGATTTGGCTgactaagtaataataaaatgaaagtgccgatagcctagttgggtgtggaacggactgccgagaaatgtataatatcagccctgtgttatatactctcccactgctgggcacgggcctcctctactactgagagagattaggccttagttcaacacgccggcctagtgcggattgatgaCACACACAAAattgctatagagaacttcttagatataggttccctcacgatgttccTTCATcggtaaagcaagcgacaattcacaaagaatccacacatcattttagaaaaatcaaaggTCTGTTCCCTTGGGTTTTGACCCTTCGGACATTCGTgacggcagtccgttccgcacccaaataggctatcgacgcttttaatgtttttttatgtcaatGATATTTCTAAGAAATCTAGGCACGCAGTAAAATACGCAAATAGGTCTTTTAGTAACAAAGCCAACGCGAGGTTTAAAAGTTCCTCGTACCTGAGCCGCCAAGTCACGTTAAACACTCAACTACGACGGCAGATTCTGATTATGAatgcaaaagtaaaaaaaagatattgttATGGAGCCAGGCAGAAAGATGTTAGTCTGAGAACCGTTTTACGTTTCGACCTTAAATACTAAGAAAAGAATGCTTGGTTATCATTTTATTCATGccagtttttttaacaatataaatgctCGTTTTAGTTAGAAAGCCTTGTAAATATTgccttgtaatattttattcaataattaccTAAGTCTTTTTGTTTAGTCACATCTCCTATGCTTTCTAAATATTCTTCACGTTTCTCTTTTTCTTCTTCTAATTTCATTTCCtccaatttctttttatagGCTGATGTAACAAATATCTCTTTGTCTTTAAATTCGTCACCTTCCTTTTCTCTTTCCTTttgtatctaaaattaaaatatgtacttacaataTAGGTTAcccatcagtggcgaagggtgaaattttccgaaagggaacgcgacacaacgtaatataagttaatattgtttataaaattttgtttcacaTTCCCAATGGTTAAACGGTAATTCAGCTAAAAGTTGTATTCCAAAAAAGgcattattttaagaaatttataacaaaccttaaaaatatactgtattataatatatgtatagtcACGCGCGAACTCCGAGCAATTGCGGGTCGAGTTTAAGTTTTCCAATCGCCCAAGG
Encoded proteins:
- the LOC115448353 gene encoding negative elongation factor D is translated as MPSQYEEERVWEAPNHNQYEEEGNEDVIENPEEVLHECLEKFKTPDYIMEPGIFGQLKRYFQAGGNPEQVIEQLSMNYNAVAQMANLLAEWLILGGVKVTEVQAMVENHLKDMILKTFDPKKADTIFTEEGDTPAWLTEMIEHPTWRSLIYRLAEEYPDCLMLNFTIKLISDAGFQGEITSISTAAQQIEVFSRVLKSAIVGFLQSSDDWQNSVNECAKMVCHGAHTYVYSQVIVHILSQEPRGGAIMKRLGQEITRCAQQSGHDVTPITLALTAGESWRNARTALAAMLSRGALNPADISVLYRAYTQSEPPPVHLLRIPQFLELLVDSLFKMGSKLNPEHKSKYMYLLAYAASVCEGHSLGKPVKEELKATVQAIEKVHAVCSSSASSSELIAELPTLYHCIRFPVVGMGVLVWVECVVTEPSYFKLCTEHCPVHLALLDEVASCHLLLHHRLLRLLVQLFESPQDELEILVQLELKKMLLDRMVNLLSRGCVVPVLRYIKQCWQRGDTDISLIRYFITEVLDAIAPPYTPEFVQLVLPMVENEEITGTMRAEGENDPVSEFIVHCKAHYVVV
- the LOC115448354 gene encoding nuclear speckle splicing regulatory protein 1; protein product: MASNKKYGLILPDKTPQLTFQASRNVFGNDSDSEEEGKKPVLFKPNESRNRQAKISQEKAMLEDPTVYQYDEIYDEVINKKEKEMSKKKVEKKPMYIENLIISANKRKIENERRIERQIQKEREKEGDEFKDKEIFVTSAYKKKLEEMKLEEEKEKREEYLESIGDVTKQKDLGGFYRHLYEQKLGKDENPTAKKETNICTDRKENISTTEKIDKCEDLDKSKKRNYRKRKTSLENKGYLSDGELEDSDEEINRLNLDDIRMAKKHKKNDENIDADSDFSIDESSDDEADKKIDVNVNQNENEEEFKKPPIPDNSKKSTTDSDIKDVKIFETQITEVKEKPKIDIWKKRTVGVVFEEALKRYYERKAARGR